Proteins co-encoded in one Cryomorphaceae bacterium 1068 genomic window:
- a CDS encoding DUF3667 domain-containing protein — translation MNEFPTEEEPLDITEVRTVKRITMKQILHSAVEAFNIERGGIYTIKQLFTNPGATVLDYLGANRYHYVPPFRILIVTTALALFLIGLAEFTQQASTDFTQGYSESVADKGGNPEEAKVSVLRLLGEVQGYFNLILWTFIPFTALFTWLMNLKRKFNYAEHIVFQTYMFCLSNMLSFLFPLDHILPGWVVVLVIYILMFFLYIYGYKEFLKKSWLRSFFEMSFVLIVSSVIWSALLGLSLGLYIAINTNAFQ, via the coding sequence ATGAACGAGTTTCCTACGGAAGAAGAACCACTAGATATTACAGAAGTAAGAACGGTAAAACGTATCACCATGAAGCAAATACTGCACTCGGCAGTTGAGGCCTTCAATATCGAGCGTGGTGGGATTTATACGATTAAGCAGCTGTTTACAAATCCGGGTGCTACCGTTCTTGACTACTTAGGTGCCAATCGTTATCACTACGTTCCACCGTTTCGAATATTGATTGTTACCACGGCTTTAGCTCTGTTTCTTATCGGTTTAGCAGAGTTTACACAACAGGCAAGCACCGACTTCACACAGGGGTATTCGGAATCGGTAGCTGATAAGGGTGGCAATCCGGAAGAAGCTAAAGTTTCAGTCTTGCGGTTGCTTGGTGAAGTTCAAGGTTATTTTAACCTCATTCTTTGGACATTCATTCCCTTTACGGCACTATTTACATGGCTGATGAACCTAAAGCGGAAATTCAACTATGCCGAACATATCGTCTTTCAGACTTACATGTTTTGTCTCAGTAATATGTTGAGTTTTCTTTTTCCGCTCGACCATATTTTACCCGGGTGGGTGGTAGTTCTGGTGATTTACATTTTGATGTTTTTCTTGTATATCTATGGCTACAAAGAATTCCTTAAGAAGTCTTGGTTGCGTTCATTCTTTGAGATGTCTTTCGTTTTAATTGTTAGTTCAGTCATCTGGTCTGCCCTGCTTGGACTTTCACTTGGACTTTATATCGCGATTAATACAAACGCTTTTCAATGA
- a CDS encoding DEAD/DEAH box helicase has product MENFLESGLKPEILRAIDDMGFTKPTPVQVETLALLEEDASDLVALAQTGTGKTAGFGLPLVHHVDTSSKFTQALILCPTRELCLQITKDIQDYAKYIDNLFITPVYGGAPISTQARFLNKGSQVVVGTPGRVVDMIKRGILKLENIEWFVLDEADEMLNMGFKDDLESIFKEMPKEKSTWLFSATMPPKVESIARKYMGVAKRISIGKRNEGAKNVTHEYYMVKASDRYEALKRLADAHPEFYGVVFCRTRRETNELASKLSRHGYPAQALNGDLSQAQRDSVMRNFRSKSLRMLVATDVAARGIDVDDLTHVINYTLPDDPEVYVHRSGRTGRAGKSGICLSILHSRENRRLREIEKMVGKKFELKKVPTMDEIVRGRVLGVGEDIHYANTEHKDFDNLVAEMNVLLAEMDRDQLISQLTRYALKSIEVETEKGGDINASPSSRGNDRDDRGGRRERSGRRDRDRDDRRDRGDRYERSDRGSRDSYRDRPERSSRRDSGGKTESGFTTLEINVGSSQELKPNRLMGVINEVMGNDKVNFGRISIDAERSTVDVEQKYATEVAMSLSGMNFSGRQVDVIVTDQHVQSSYEDKPFKEKKSFGSKGGGKFKGKKKGSGYPKKGGGYPKKGSGYPKRGRS; this is encoded by the coding sequence ATGGAAAATTTTTTGGAATCGGGCTTAAAGCCTGAAATATTGCGGGCTATTGACGATATGGGCTTTACTAAGCCTACGCCCGTTCAGGTAGAAACATTGGCTTTACTAGAGGAAGATGCAAGCGACTTGGTGGCACTCGCACAAACGGGAACGGGTAAAACGGCTGGTTTTGGGTTGCCGTTGGTACATCACGTTGATACATCTTCGAAATTTACTCAAGCATTAATTCTCTGTCCTACGCGAGAACTCTGCTTGCAGATCACTAAAGACATACAAGATTACGCCAAGTACATTGACAATCTGTTTATCACTCCTGTCTACGGCGGAGCACCTATAAGCACTCAAGCTAGATTTCTGAACAAGGGGTCGCAAGTCGTGGTTGGAACTCCGGGTCGAGTAGTGGATATGATCAAGAGAGGTATTCTCAAGTTGGAAAATATCGAATGGTTCGTTCTCGATGAGGCGGATGAAATGTTGAACATGGGATTCAAGGACGACTTGGAGAGCATCTTCAAAGAAATGCCGAAAGAAAAATCAACGTGGTTGTTTTCGGCTACAATGCCTCCGAAAGTAGAAAGCATCGCCAGAAAATACATGGGTGTAGCCAAGCGCATCAGTATTGGAAAACGAAATGAAGGCGCCAAGAACGTTACTCACGAGTATTATATGGTGAAAGCTTCGGATCGATACGAGGCCTTGAAGCGACTAGCCGATGCACATCCCGAATTTTACGGAGTGGTATTCTGTCGAACACGACGCGAGACCAACGAATTGGCTAGCAAGCTCAGCCGACATGGATATCCGGCACAAGCACTAAACGGTGACCTTTCTCAAGCTCAACGGGACTCTGTGATGCGCAACTTTCGCTCAAAGAGTCTGCGTATGTTAGTAGCTACTGATGTGGCTGCACGTGGTATCGATGTAGATGACCTTACTCACGTAATCAACTACACACTGCCGGATGATCCTGAAGTGTACGTTCACCGAAGTGGTAGAACGGGACGAGCAGGAAAAAGCGGTATTTGTCTTTCTATCCTTCACAGTCGCGAGAACCGCAGGCTGAGAGAGATTGAGAAAATGGTGGGCAAGAAGTTCGAGCTCAAGAAAGTTCCAACCATGGACGAAATCGTCAGAGGAAGAGTTTTGGGAGTGGGAGAAGATATTCACTATGCCAACACGGAGCACAAGGATTTTGACAATCTCGTTGCTGAAATGAATGTATTGCTAGCAGAGATGGACCGAGATCAGCTCATTTCTCAGCTTACGCGTTATGCATTGAAATCTATCGAAGTGGAAACGGAGAAAGGTGGAGATATAAATGCCTCTCCTTCTTCAAGAGGAAATGACAGAGACGACCGTGGAGGAAGAAGAGAACGCAGTGGCCGCAGAGATAGAGATAGAGATGACCGCAGAGACCGAGGTGATCGCTACGAGAGGAGTGATCGCGGCAGTCGCGATAGCTACCGTGACCGTCCTGAACGCAGTTCGCGCAGAGATAGTGGCGGAAAGACCGAATCGGGATTTACCACCTTGGAAATTAATGTTGGTTCTAGTCAAGAATTAAAGCCCAATCGATTGATGGGAGTCATCAATGAGGTGATGGGTAATGACAAAGTGAATTTTGGTCGAATTTCGATTGATGCTGAGCGCAGCACAGTGGATGTCGAGCAGAAGTATGCCACTGAGGTGGCTATGTCTCTCAGCGGCATGAACTTTAGCGGACGACAGGTAGATGTGATTGTTACTGACCAACACGTTCAATCATCCTATGAAGATAAACCATTTAAAGAGAAGAAGAGTTTTGGTTCCAAAGGTGGAGGAAAGTTCAAAGGAAAAAAGAAAGGAAGCGGCTATCCGAAGAAGGGTGGGGGTTATCCTAAAAAGGGCAGTGGCTACCCAAAGAGAGGTAGAAGCTAG